One Thermodesulfobacteriota bacterium DNA window includes the following coding sequences:
- a CDS encoding lipid-binding SYLF domain-containing protein yields MKRITLYLILVTSLFIAGRTKAEPSYDAQRLVELSLLSFERFLKERQEETFRKLVSNSKGVFICPELMRGAFVFGVSGGNGVFLVWDDKEKNYIGPAFYTLGGLSFGLQAGGSISEVLLLFMTQRGLSAMLATNVKIGLDLGIAIGPKGGGAKAGSANLSADVLAYYTSKGLFGGLSLDGGVIKVRGDLNRAYYGREVTPIDILVTKAVRKDDSKRFTNVVKGIKGQ; encoded by the coding sequence ATGAAAAGGATCACCCTTTATTTGATTCTTGTTACATCTCTTTTTATCGCAGGAAGAACAAAGGCAGAGCCTTCCTACGATGCTCAAAGGCTTGTTGAGCTTTCTTTACTCTCTTTCGAAAGATTCTTAAAAGAAAGGCAGGAAGAGACCTTTAGAAAGCTAGTTTCAAATTCAAAAGGTGTTTTTATCTGTCCTGAGCTTATGAGGGGCGCTTTCGTCTTTGGAGTCTCAGGAGGAAATGGGGTATTCCTTGTGTGGGACGACAAAGAGAAAAACTACATTGGTCCCGCATTTTACACTCTAGGGGGGCTTAGCTTTGGACTTCAGGCGGGTGGATCTATCTCTGAGGTCCTTTTGCTCTTTATGACGCAGAGAGGTTTGAGCGCAATGCTTGCAACGAATGTTAAAATTGGGCTCGATCTTGGAATTGCGATAGGGCCAAAAGGAGGAGGGGCAAAGGCCGGGTCTGCAAATTTAAGTGCCGATGTTTTGGCGTACTACACCTCGAAAGGGCTTTTCGGAGGCCTCTCTTTAGATGGCGGTGTCATAAAGGTAAGGGGAGATCTAAACAGGGCATATTATGGACGGGAAGTTACCCCCATCGACATTTTGGTTACAAAAGCCGTAAGAAAGGATGATTCGAAACGTTTTACAAACGTGGTGAAAGGGATTAAGGGACAATGA
- a CDS encoding UDP-N-acetylglucosamine pyrophosphorylase — protein MSWNLELDSSLKRVKILMEKGVKVLNPQSVYVGEEVDLGRISGDDVTIYPNCRIHGKKTVISKGSRIGTEGPVTILDVRVGPHVELKSGFFENSVFLQKSVAGYGSHVREGCIFEEEASCAHSCGLKQTILFPFVTLGSLINFCDCLIAGGRSRKEHSEVGSSYVHFNFTPHYDKATPSLFGDVPRGVMLREPPIFLGGQGGAVGPIRLGYGNVVAAGSILRKDYLDENKLIMAKKGKDQILDFRRSLYPDLKRIVANNVIYLSNLKALKEWYRHVRFEFLKKEEFGEWIYEGLIETVDISVKERLKRLNELVFNLSFRKTEEVELKEGMRRIDEIFLDEDTQKNSSELKEKFKERILSFCESGLEYVQSIKSLNEESVSWGVRWLTGVIENYLLQVDKVLPSFGILTRFRT, from the coding sequence ATGAGTTGGAACTTAGAACTCGATAGCTCATTAAAAAGGGTAAAGATACTAATGGAGAAGGGTGTTAAAGTTTTAAATCCACAAAGTGTGTATGTGGGAGAGGAGGTAGACCTAGGCAGGATATCTGGAGATGATGTTACTATCTATCCCAACTGCAGGATACATGGAAAGAAAACTGTTATATCCAAAGGATCACGAATAGGAACAGAAGGACCGGTGACCATCCTTGACGTAAGAGTCGGACCACATGTTGAATTAAAGAGTGGCTTTTTTGAAAACTCTGTTTTTCTGCAAAAATCTGTGGCCGGTTATGGATCTCACGTAAGGGAGGGATGCATATTTGAGGAGGAAGCTTCATGTGCCCACTCGTGCGGTCTAAAACAGACCATTCTTTTTCCTTTTGTTACCCTTGGGAGTCTTATCAATTTCTGTGACTGTTTGATTGCAGGCGGAAGGAGTAGAAAGGAGCATTCGGAGGTTGGAAGTTCATATGTCCATTTTAATTTTACGCCCCATTACGATAAAGCCACACCATCCCTTTTTGGAGATGTACCGAGGGGAGTTATGCTCCGGGAGCCACCCATATTTCTTGGTGGGCAGGGTGGTGCTGTAGGACCGATCAGGCTAGGCTACGGAAACGTCGTTGCCGCGGGGTCCATATTGAGGAAAGATTACCTTGACGAGAATAAGTTGATCATGGCCAAAAAAGGGAAGGATCAGATTTTAGATTTCCGACGCAGCCTTTATCCTGACTTAAAGAGAATTGTGGCGAATAATGTAATTTATCTTTCAAATCTTAAAGCCCTGAAAGAATGGTATAGGCATGTGAGATTCGAATTTCTAAAAAAAGAGGAATTCGGTGAATGGATATACGAAGGGCTTATCGAAACCGTCGACATTTCAGTGAAAGAAAGGCTAAAAAGGTTGAATGAACTTGTCTTTAACCTATCTTTTAGAAAAACGGAAGAGGTGGAGCTAAAAGAAGGAATGAGAAGAATCGATGAGATCTTTTTGGATGAAGATACACAAAAGAATTCTTCTGAACTTAAAGAAAAGTTCAAGGAGAGGATACTAAGTTTTTGCGAATCTGGCCTTGAATACGTTCAATCGATAAAGAGTCTCAATGAGGAGTCGGTCTCTTGGGGAGTGAGATGGCTCACCGGTGTGATAGAAAATTACCTACTTCAAGTAGACAAGGTCCTTCCCTCTTTCGGAATACTGACTAGGTTTAGAACTTAA
- a CDS encoding uroporphyrinogen decarboxylase, protein MEKNLSSMSWQEKLSERLKRWQRADNVKFKNEEAEEMYRASCQRFIDCLTMEKIPDRVPVLVRGTFLVASLYRLTPYEAMYDYEKIVDAHIKFHEEYKPDYALTPLSIGSGRVLEALDYKQYRWPGRGVSKEVGYQYVEAEYMRDDEYKDLIDDPTDFWLRKLLPRMFGAFDGLKDIPPFTDLWEIVIVSPHFVPFSNPLVADGLNRLIEAGKLALEWIQKMRLCGMEIVSMGYPPIVGGTTKAPFDILGDTLRGTRKIMIDLYRRPELILKAVERLTPLAINQGVRGVNQSGVPFVFIPLHKGADGFMSDEQFRKFYWPSLLETVYGLVKEGCVPYLFVEGAYNTRLDYLKELPEKSCFCHFDRTDMEKAKKVLKDRVCIGGNIPAGLLLTGTPEEIKSYCKDLIEKVGRDGGFVLTSGTSLDEGKPENIRAMIEAAKEYGRLS, encoded by the coding sequence ATGGAGAAAAACTTGTCATCCATGTCTTGGCAAGAAAAGCTCTCAGAAAGATTGAAGAGATGGCAGAGGGCTGATAACGTGAAATTCAAAAACGAAGAGGCGGAAGAGATGTATAGGGCTTCCTGCCAAAGATTTATCGACTGTTTAACGATGGAAAAGATCCCCGATAGAGTGCCTGTGCTTGTCAGAGGAACCTTTCTTGTAGCCTCCCTTTACAGGCTTACCCCTTATGAAGCCATGTACGATTACGAAAAGATCGTGGATGCCCACATAAAATTCCATGAGGAATACAAACCGGACTACGCCCTAACTCCCCTATCTATAGGTTCCGGGAGGGTTCTTGAAGCACTCGATTACAAACAGTACAGATGGCCGGGAAGGGGTGTATCCAAAGAGGTGGGTTACCAGTATGTGGAAGCGGAGTACATGCGGGATGATGAGTACAAGGACCTAATCGATGACCCTACGGATTTCTGGTTAAGAAAGCTGCTTCCGAGAATGTTTGGAGCTTTCGATGGCCTAAAGGACATCCCTCCATTTACAGATTTATGGGAGATAGTGATCGTTTCTCCCCATTTCGTACCCTTTTCCAATCCGCTAGTTGCGGACGGACTAAATAGGCTCATTGAGGCTGGAAAACTGGCTCTCGAGTGGATCCAGAAGATGAGACTTTGTGGGATGGAGATTGTAAGCATGGGGTATCCGCCGATTGTGGGAGGAACAACGAAGGCTCCGTTCGATATACTCGGTGACACTCTAAGGGGTACGAGAAAGATAATGATAGACCTCTACAGGAGACCGGAATTGATCTTAAAGGCCGTAGAGAGGCTCACCCCTCTTGCCATAAACCAGGGTGTTCGGGGTGTCAATCAGAGTGGTGTTCCTTTTGTATTCATTCCCCTCCACAAAGGAGCTGACGGATTTATGTCCGATGAGCAGTTCCGCAAATTCTACTGGCCTTCACTCCTTGAGACGGTTTATGGACTTGTAAAGGAAGGGTGCGTGCCTTACCTCTTCGTAGAAGGTGCGTATAACACGAGACTCGACTATTTAAAGGAACTTCCGGAGAAGTCTTGTTTCTGCCATTTCGACAGAACTGACATGGAAAAGGCCAAAAAAGTGCTCAAAGATCGGGTATGCATAGGAGGCAATATTCCAGCAGGTCTCCTTTTAACTGGGACTCCAGAAGAGATCAAATCTTACTGTAAAGATCTTATCGAGAAGGTAGGCAGGGATGGGGGGTTTGTTCTTACAAGCGGAACTTCCCTTGACGAGGGAAAACCAGAAAATATCAGAGCGATGATCGAGGCCGCAAAGGAATACGGAAGGCTCTCATAA
- a CDS encoding ASKHA domain-containing protein codes for MSRITITIYPWGRKIRARKGENLLDILRRANIYIESYCGGAGTCGKCKVRVLNGDSLSEVTEEERRLLGNDELRSGQRLSCKAKVFSDMALYVPYEFVNHYPYTKKEKFNIKSNLIPAVKSFRLKLSPPTIDDPKSDMERICESLSSLYGVRVSRVDPICLVDAPVVIRKYNWDVEICVWMEEEIIAVRPPFGKGLYGLAIDIGTTQLGMYIVDLKCGEIVSSGSILNPQVRFGEDLITRLNYIVKKGKKGLFEMNRVLVEGLNGLIDRLVKEANISRSEIMDVVAVGNTLMHHVFFKINPQSLAISPFVPHICFPFNIKARELDLQVADTAYVHSVPLKAGFVGSDTISSITAVLPDLKDKPKLIIDIGTNGEIVYGTEERLLCASCATGPAFEGGNISHGMRARLGAIEKVKIERDTLNVTYGVIGGCKPEGICGSGIIDAVSQLFQAGLLDRSGRFIEERPCERLRKKGEFLEFVIAWGYETKDGKDITITQKDIRNVQLAKAALYAGAKILIERFGGGKPEKVFVAGSFGTHIDLLNAYLLGMFPIVGLDDIIPKGNLAGFGALVALLDRSMRNEAEKFAKKVKYVELSASSDFRREFFDALYIPHAKDTFL; via the coding sequence ATGAGTAGAATTACGATCACAATCTATCCCTGGGGTAGAAAGATCAGGGCCCGAAAAGGAGAGAATCTTTTGGATATCCTACGAAGGGCAAATATATACATAGAATCCTACTGCGGAGGCGCAGGAACTTGTGGAAAATGTAAAGTGAGAGTTCTCAATGGGGATTCTCTTTCAGAAGTAACAGAAGAGGAAAGAAGACTTTTGGGAAACGACGAACTAAGATCCGGCCAAAGACTCTCATGTAAAGCAAAAGTATTTAGTGACATGGCTTTGTACGTCCCTTATGAATTTGTCAATCACTATCCCTACACAAAGAAGGAAAAGTTCAATATCAAATCTAACCTAATTCCGGCGGTCAAATCTTTTAGACTTAAACTTTCTCCTCCGACTATCGACGACCCGAAATCGGACATGGAAAGGATATGTGAGTCTTTAAGTTCACTTTACGGAGTCCGAGTCTCGAGGGTTGACCCAATTTGTCTAGTTGATGCCCCAGTTGTTATACGAAAGTACAACTGGGATGTCGAAATCTGCGTGTGGATGGAAGAAGAGATAATAGCTGTAAGACCACCTTTCGGGAAAGGTCTTTATGGACTTGCCATAGATATCGGAACGACTCAGCTTGGTATGTATATTGTAGATCTAAAATGTGGCGAGATAGTAAGTTCTGGTTCAATTCTAAATCCACAGGTAAGATTTGGAGAGGATCTGATAACGAGACTAAATTACATCGTGAAGAAGGGAAAGAAGGGGCTTTTTGAGATGAACCGGGTTCTTGTAGAAGGCCTAAATGGCCTTATAGATCGGCTCGTAAAAGAAGCAAATATATCAAGAAGTGAAATCATGGATGTTGTGGCAGTGGGAAATACGCTTATGCACCACGTATTTTTCAAAATAAATCCTCAGTCGCTAGCCATATCTCCTTTCGTACCCCATATTTGCTTCCCCTTCAATATTAAGGCCAGAGAGCTAGATCTCCAAGTTGCAGATACTGCTTACGTTCATTCTGTTCCTCTAAAAGCCGGATTTGTGGGGTCTGACACAATATCCTCTATCACCGCCGTGCTACCAGATCTTAAAGATAAACCCAAGCTCATAATAGATATAGGCACAAACGGGGAGATTGTTTACGGAACGGAAGAGAGACTACTTTGTGCGTCCTGCGCAACAGGCCCAGCCTTCGAAGGCGGTAACATATCGCATGGAATGAGAGCGAGATTAGGAGCGATAGAGAAGGTAAAAATAGAAAGAGATACCCTGAATGTCACATATGGTGTTATCGGTGGCTGTAAACCCGAGGGTATATGCGGTTCAGGGATCATAGATGCGGTCTCCCAACTTTTCCAAGCAGGGCTTCTCGATAGATCAGGTAGATTCATAGAAGAAAGGCCCTGCGAAAGGTTAAGGAAAAAAGGCGAGTTTTTGGAATTCGTAATAGCATGGGGATACGAAACCAAAGACGGGAAAGACATAACCATCACCCAAAAAGACATAAGGAATGTACAGCTTGCGAAGGCAGCTCTTTACGCAGGAGCAAAAATCCTTATTGAGAGGTTTGGAGGTGGAAAACCTGAAAAAGTCTTTGTTGCTGGCTCATTTGGAACCCATATCGATCTTTTGAACGCGTACTTACTTGGCATGTTCCCTATTGTGGGGTTGGACGATATCATTCCTAAAGGAAATCTTGCAGGATTTGGGGCTCTAGTTGCCCTCCTTGACCGGTCGATGAGAAATGAGGCGGAAAAGTTCGCAAAAAAGGTAAAGTACGTTGAACTTTCCGCCTCGAGTGATTTTCGGAGAGAATTTTTCGACGCTTTGTACATACCCCATGCGAAGGACACCTTTTTATGA
- a CDS encoding cobalamin-dependent protein (Presence of a B(12) (cobalamin)-binding domain implies dependence on cobalamin itself, in one of its several forms, or in some unusual lineages, dependence on a cobalamin-like analog.), with the protein MNEDLVRKMADLMEDEVLEIVKTEIDKGTDPFLILDSARAAMEIVGARFERGEYFLPDLIMAGEILRAVSELVKPHIKYEKGKEKLGKVVIGTVEGDIHDIGKDIVVFMLDVNGYEVYDLGVDVPPSVFVEKIKEVKPQVVGLSGFLTLAFDSMKRTVEEIKKHGLRESVKIMIGGGQIDEKVKEYVGADAYGKDAVAAVTLCRKWIGG; encoded by the coding sequence ATGAATGAGGATCTTGTAAGAAAGATGGCAGACCTTATGGAAGATGAGGTTTTAGAGATAGTAAAAACGGAGATAGATAAGGGGACAGACCCTTTTTTAATCTTAGATTCGGCAAGAGCTGCGATGGAGATAGTTGGAGCGAGGTTCGAAAGGGGTGAGTACTTTCTTCCGGATCTCATTATGGCAGGTGAGATACTAAGAGCAGTTTCAGAGCTCGTAAAGCCTCACATAAAGTATGAAAAAGGTAAGGAAAAACTTGGAAAGGTAGTTATAGGGACGGTGGAAGGTGACATTCATGACATAGGAAAAGACATAGTCGTTTTTATGCTAGATGTTAACGGTTACGAGGTTTACGATTTAGGAGTCGATGTTCCACCATCTGTCTTCGTAGAAAAGATAAAAGAAGTAAAACCCCAAGTTGTGGGACTTAGCGGCTTTCTGACCCTTGCCTTCGACTCCATGAAAAGAACGGTTGAGGAGATAAAGAAACATGGATTAAGGGAGAGCGTAAAAATAATGATAGGTGGCGGACAGATAGACGAGAAGGTGAAAGAATACGTGGGTGCTGATGCATATGGAAAGGATGCTGTCGCTGCTGTTACTCTCTGTAGAAAATGGATAGGAGGGTAA
- a CDS encoding ATP-binding protein, with protein MMDITKTDIISKALVRLKGLTSSVGTKLFLILVALLAFSFIVVLYHNVRTYTNHLHENVLKNAIQISNIIKSACYHSMLKNDREGLQNIIMSVGKEEGIDAIRIYNREGIISFSKDKGEIHHVADKRAEQCYVCHREEPAKGLIPTKDLTRILVSPEGYRQLGLVNPIENSPECYNAACHAHSKDQQKLGLLDVKLSLKKIDEEIVQTKRRMVIYSILLILFTALLKGAFIILLVHKPIKKLIKGVREVAKLNLDYKVDVKSNDELGELAASFNEMTKELKNAQNHLIFSERMASLGKISASVAHEINNPLSGILSYAKLTARFLEENGNDPEKIKMAIENLKFISEESKRCGEIVKNLLLFCKKTFGTIRGEHLSTIIENSIKLVEHSAKLQKVKFVKEIDTENDIVVVDTGAIEQVFVDLFINAIEAMPNGGVIKVSTKNGKDEILITVTDTGCGIPENVLPRIFEPFFTTKDPKKSTGLGLCVVYSIIEDHGGKIEVSSKVNEGTTFTIVLPRLSKRLPNEKGGLR; from the coding sequence ATGATGGACATCACAAAAACTGATATAATATCAAAAGCTTTGGTCCGCCTAAAGGGCCTTACAAGTTCTGTTGGAACAAAACTCTTCCTTATCCTCGTTGCTCTTCTTGCGTTTTCTTTCATAGTAGTCCTCTACCATAATGTTCGAACCTACACGAACCATCTACACGAAAACGTTCTCAAAAATGCCATTCAGATAAGCAATATAATAAAGAGCGCCTGTTATCACAGCATGCTGAAAAACGACAGAGAAGGATTGCAGAATATAATCATGAGCGTTGGAAAAGAAGAGGGTATCGATGCAATAAGGATTTACAACCGGGAAGGAATAATATCTTTTTCGAAGGATAAGGGAGAGATCCACCATGTGGCTGACAAAAGGGCAGAACAGTGCTACGTCTGCCACAGGGAGGAACCGGCAAAGGGTTTGATTCCAACAAAGGATCTCACAAGGATCCTTGTATCTCCCGAGGGATACAGGCAGCTTGGACTTGTGAATCCCATCGAAAATAGTCCGGAATGTTACAATGCGGCTTGCCATGCCCACTCAAAGGATCAGCAGAAACTCGGTTTACTTGATGTCAAACTGTCACTAAAAAAGATAGATGAAGAAATAGTTCAGACCAAAAGGAGAATGGTCATATACTCTATCCTCCTTATACTTTTTACTGCCCTTCTTAAAGGGGCTTTCATCATTCTTCTTGTCCACAAGCCCATAAAAAAACTCATAAAAGGCGTAAGAGAGGTGGCAAAACTGAATCTGGATTACAAGGTTGATGTGAAATCGAACGATGAGCTTGGTGAGCTTGCCGCCTCTTTCAACGAGATGACAAAGGAGTTGAAGAATGCCCAAAACCATCTCATCTTTTCTGAGAGGATGGCCTCTTTAGGTAAAATATCGGCCTCTGTTGCGCACGAGATAAATAATCCACTTTCAGGAATACTATCCTACGCAAAACTCACTGCAAGGTTTCTCGAAGAGAACGGCAATGATCCTGAAAAGATAAAAATGGCGATAGAGAATCTCAAATTTATAAGCGAGGAGAGTAAAAGATGCGGGGAGATAGTGAAGAATCTGCTCCTTTTCTGTAAGAAAACCTTTGGTACCATAAGAGGAGAACATCTAAGTACTATAATAGAGAACAGCATAAAGCTCGTGGAGCACAGCGCAAAACTCCAAAAGGTTAAATTTGTAAAGGAGATAGATACGGAAAACGATATAGTGGTTGTCGATACTGGAGCTATAGAACAGGTTTTTGTCGATCTATTCATAAACGCCATAGAGGCTATGCCAAATGGTGGAGTGATTAAGGTAAGTACAAAAAACGGAAAGGACGAAATATTGATCACTGTGACAGATACCGGATGTGGTATCCCGGAAAATGTTTTACCCCGTATATTTGAACCTTTTTTCACCACTAAAGACCCAAAAAAGAGCACGGGACTTGGCCTTTGTGTAGTGTATAGTATCATTGAAGATCACGGCGGCAAAATAGAGGTATCGTCAAAAGTAAACGAAGGAACGACATTCACTATAGTCTTGCCCAGACTTTCGAAGAGATTGCCCAATGAGAAAGGGGGGTTAAGATAG
- the glmM gene encoding phosphoglucosamine mutase: MGQLFGTDGIRGEANRYPMDAETAFLVGQAVTHLFKKEGHKPRIIIGKDTRISGYMLESSLEAGITSMGGNPYLVGVLPTPAVAFLTQSMRADAGIVVSASHNPYEDNGIKIFGRDGFKLSDGQEEMIEDLVLQKKLASFLPKPKDMGQAFRLEDAHGRYIVFLKNTFPRELSMENLKVVLDTAHGAAYRVAPEVFFELGAETYVINNTPNGLNINDQCGSLYPEGLRKKVLETGADIGLAFDGDGDRLIAVDEKGNILTGDQVLIICGKTLKDENRLKNNLIVATVMSNFGFCKACNRYGINYHLTRVGDRYVLEDMLRLGSVLGGEESGHTIFLEHHTTGDGIITALQLISVMLKTNKRLSELSKLMEVYPQKIMNVEVREKRSLDTVPEVLCAVEKVKKELKDEGRVLVRYSGTQNLLRIMVEGPDMEKVEGYCHAIAEVAKKHLS, encoded by the coding sequence ATGGGTCAACTTTTTGGCACTGACGGAATCCGGGGAGAAGCGAACAGATACCCCATGGATGCGGAGACAGCATTCCTTGTGGGTCAGGCAGTCACCCACCTTTTCAAAAAAGAAGGGCATAAACCGAGAATAATCATAGGCAAGGACACAAGGATCTCGGGATATATGCTAGAAAGCTCACTGGAGGCAGGTATAACATCCATGGGGGGAAATCCTTATCTTGTAGGAGTTTTACCAACACCGGCTGTTGCGTTTTTAACCCAAAGCATGAGGGCTGATGCAGGAATCGTTGTCTCCGCTTCCCATAATCCGTACGAGGACAATGGCATAAAGATCTTTGGAAGGGATGGCTTTAAACTCTCTGACGGACAGGAAGAGATGATCGAGGATCTGGTTTTGCAAAAGAAACTTGCAAGTTTCCTTCCAAAACCGAAAGATATGGGACAAGCATTTAGGTTAGAAGATGCCCACGGAAGGTACATAGTCTTTCTCAAAAACACTTTTCCAAGGGAACTATCTATGGAGAACCTAAAAGTAGTACTCGATACTGCCCATGGAGCGGCGTATAGAGTGGCGCCTGAGGTATTTTTCGAACTTGGAGCCGAAACTTACGTGATAAACAACACACCGAACGGTCTTAATATCAACGATCAGTGTGGTTCTCTGTACCCGGAAGGCCTAAGAAAAAAAGTCTTAGAGACCGGTGCAGATATCGGTTTGGCTTTTGATGGAGATGGGGATCGTTTAATCGCTGTGGATGAGAAAGGGAATATTCTTACGGGAGATCAGGTTCTCATCATATGCGGGAAGACGTTAAAAGACGAAAACCGTCTCAAAAATAACCTTATAGTCGCAACGGTGATGAGTAACTTCGGATTCTGCAAGGCCTGTAATAGATACGGTATCAATTACCACCTTACCCGAGTCGGTGACAGGTACGTTCTCGAAGATATGTTAAGACTGGGCTCGGTTCTCGGAGGAGAGGAGTCTGGTCATACCATCTTTTTGGAACACCACACAACAGGGGATGGGATAATTACCGCCCTACAGCTAATTTCTGTTATGCTTAAGACAAATAAAAGACTTTCAGAACTCTCTAAGCTTATGGAGGTTTATCCTCAGAAAATTATGAACGTGGAGGTAAGGGAAAAGAGAAGCTTAGATACCGTTCCTGAAGTGCTTTGCGCGGTAGAAAAGGTAAAAAAGGAGTTAAAAGACGAAGGCAGGGTTCTTGTGAGGTATTCCGGTACCCAAAACCTCCTAAGGATAATGGTCGAGGGGCCCGATATGGAGAAGGTCGAAGGATACTGCCATGCAATAGCAGAAGTTGCAAAAAAACATTTAAGCTGA
- the mnmA gene encoding tRNA 2-thiouridine(34) synthase MnmA, producing the protein MKIAVGLSGGFDSSIAAYLLAKKGYELIGVTMRIWDGKISCTTKKNACYGPDEEKDIEFAQKISEKLSIPHYVIDLRDEYREFVLNYFFLEYRKGRTPNPCVVCNSKIKFGFLIEKVRSLGLDFDCFATGHYARIEFDPERKRYHLKRGVDEQKDQSYFLYRLTQDQLKTILFPLGDFRKNELKMKALDFGLEELAKRRESQDFFADDYRLLFEDCGEPGNIVDVYGNVIGRHKGICHYTVGQRRYLNLAGLKEPYYVLKIDPERNEIVAGPKRYLFSSSLLAKDLNWLLPPEEVKGKKVFAKVRSTARLAECTFDFVEDMIVVRFTQPQEGITPGQSVVLYDGEVVIGGGIIESYLSYE; encoded by the coding sequence ATGAAGATTGCTGTCGGACTAAGTGGGGGTTTTGATTCTTCCATAGCAGCTTATCTTTTGGCAAAGAAAGGATACGAGCTTATCGGTGTAACCATGAGGATATGGGATGGGAAGATAAGTTGCACTACAAAGAAAAACGCGTGTTACGGGCCGGATGAAGAAAAAGACATAGAATTTGCACAGAAAATAAGCGAAAAACTCTCCATCCCACACTATGTAATCGATTTAAGAGACGAGTACAGAGAGTTCGTCCTTAATTACTTTTTCCTAGAGTACAGAAAAGGAAGAACACCAAATCCCTGTGTTGTGTGTAACTCAAAGATAAAATTCGGGTTTTTGATAGAAAAGGTCCGTTCTTTGGGCCTCGATTTCGATTGCTTTGCTACGGGACACTACGCACGGATTGAGTTCGATCCGGAAAGGAAAAGATACCATTTAAAGAGGGGTGTCGACGAGCAAAAAGACCAATCCTACTTTCTCTACAGACTTACTCAAGACCAGTTAAAAACGATTCTATTTCCCCTTGGGGATTTTAGGAAAAATGAGCTAAAAATGAAGGCTTTAGATTTTGGACTGGAAGAACTTGCAAAAAGAAGGGAAAGCCAGGATTTTTTTGCCGACGATTATAGACTTCTCTTTGAGGACTGTGGCGAACCGGGAAACATAGTCGATGTTTACGGTAACGTAATAGGCAGACACAAAGGAATATGCCACTACACTGTAGGTCAAAGGAGGTACCTTAATCTCGCTGGTCTAAAAGAGCCCTATTATGTGCTAAAAATCGATCCCGAAAGGAACGAGATCGTAGCGGGGCCTAAAAGGTATCTTTTTAGCTCTTCTCTTTTAGCAAAAGATCTTAACTGGCTATTACCTCCAGAAGAAGTAAAAGGGAAAAAAGTTTTCGCCAAAGTTCGGTCAACAGCAAGGCTTGCCGAATGTACTTTCGATTTTGTAGAAGACATGATTGTTGTTAGATTTACCCAACCCCAAGAGGGTATAACACCGGGTCAATCTGTTGTCCTTTACGATGGGGAGGTTGTAATCGGTGGGGGTATTATAGAATCGTATCTAAGCTATGAATGA
- a CDS encoding dihydropteroate synthase has translation MQTKVLSPKGKEVKIGDLNPTAIIGERINPFGKSQIKEALEKKDITPILKIAEEQISDGADILNINVGAFGIDERELLPFVVEKIVERFDVPLCLESRNKEALKRTLELGLGKPIINSVPGETSVIESVFPLVKEYKTAVVIIASDGRGIPKEPERRLEIVGSILEEAQKYGIDKEDIIVDSIVESVALSTTAAHNTLKTMADVRSRWGLNLILGASNISFGLPMRNFINIVFLSAAVLFGLSCVITNPKILKPYIMAADLIAGKDHLARRYTAYMKGLKTK, from the coding sequence GTGCAAACAAAAGTATTAAGCCCAAAAGGAAAGGAAGTTAAAATAGGGGACCTAAATCCGACAGCCATAATAGGAGAAAGAATTAACCCTTTTGGAAAATCGCAAATTAAGGAGGCGTTAGAGAAAAAAGACATAACCCCCATTTTAAAAATAGCCGAAGAGCAGATATCGGATGGTGCGGACATCCTAAATATAAATGTTGGAGCCTTTGGGATAGACGAAAGAGAACTATTACCTTTTGTAGTGGAAAAGATAGTCGAAAGATTCGATGTTCCCCTCTGTTTAGAAAGTAGAAACAAAGAGGCTTTGAAAAGAACTTTAGAGCTTGGGCTTGGAAAACCGATAATAAATTCCGTACCTGGTGAAACTTCCGTCATTGAGTCCGTTTTCCCTCTTGTCAAAGAGTATAAAACTGCAGTTGTCATAATCGCTTCTGATGGAAGGGGTATACCAAAAGAGCCAGAACGGAGATTAGAAATAGTGGGGTCTATTCTTGAAGAAGCACAAAAATATGGGATCGACAAAGAGGATATAATAGTTGACTCCATAGTGGAATCCGTAGCTTTGAGTACGACTGCAGCTCATAATACTTTAAAAACAATGGCGGATGTAAGGTCCAGATGGGGACTAAATTTGATTCTCGGAGCGAGTAACATCTCTTTTGGGCTTCCCATGAGAAATTTCATCAATATAGTATTTCTTTCGGCTGCTGTTCTTTTTGGTTTAAGCTGCGTTATCACCAATCCAAAAATACTCAAACCATACATAATGGCGGCTGATCTAATCGCTGGGAAGGATCATCTTGCGCGCAGGTACACTGCCTACATGAAAGGCTTAAAAACGAAGTAG